The Nonlabens spongiae genome contains a region encoding:
- the ruvB gene encoding Holliday junction branch migration DNA helicase RuvB: protein MIEHLDPSGDHFSNEEHDIERALRPLSFGDFAGQDQILENLEVFVEAANQRGDALDHTLFHGPPGLGKTTLAHILANELGVGIKVTSGPVLDKPGDLAGLLTNLNERDVLFIDEIHRLSPIVEEYLYSAMEDYKIDIMIETGPNARTVQINLSPFTLIGATTRSGLLTAPMRARFGISSRLQYYTTELLSAIVERSAEILNVPIDQNAAIEIAGRSRGTPRIANALLRRVRDFAQIKGNGNIDLDIARFSLKALNVDAHGLDEMDNKILSTIIDKFKGGPVGLTTLSTAVSESAETIEEVYEPFLIQQGFIVRTPRGREVTEAAYKHLGRTKSASQGGLFDV from the coding sequence ATGATTGAACATCTAGACCCTTCAGGCGACCACTTCTCTAACGAGGAGCATGACATAGAGCGCGCGTTGCGTCCCCTTAGTTTTGGTGATTTTGCTGGACAAGATCAAATTCTTGAAAATCTTGAGGTGTTCGTCGAGGCAGCAAACCAGCGTGGTGATGCACTAGATCATACTCTTTTTCATGGTCCTCCGGGATTGGGTAAGACAACTCTTGCCCATATTCTAGCCAATGAGCTGGGAGTAGGAATTAAGGTAACTTCTGGTCCCGTTTTGGATAAACCTGGTGATCTTGCCGGTTTGTTGACTAACCTTAATGAACGCGACGTACTCTTTATTGATGAGATTCATCGATTAAGTCCTATCGTTGAGGAGTACTTGTATTCTGCGATGGAAGATTATAAGATCGACATCATGATAGAAACGGGTCCCAATGCCCGTACGGTGCAAATCAATCTTTCTCCTTTTACGCTAATAGGAGCTACGACTCGCTCTGGTTTGCTTACAGCGCCTATGCGAGCACGATTCGGTATCTCATCGAGATTACAATACTACACAACAGAACTTTTGTCTGCGATCGTTGAGCGTAGTGCAGAGATCTTAAACGTGCCTATAGATCAAAATGCAGCCATCGAAATTGCTGGTCGCAGTAGAGGAACTCCACGTATCGCAAATGCCCTCTTAAGACGTGTGCGCGACTTTGCCCAAATTAAGGGAAACGGGAATATCGATTTAGACATCGCCCGATTCTCACTCAAGGCGCTTAATGTGGACGCTCACGGATTGGACGAAATGGACAATAAAATCTTGAGTACCATCATCGATAAATTCAAGGGAGGTCCTGTAGGTCTGACGACTCTTTCAACGGCTGTTTCAGAAAGTGCTGAAACCATTGAAGAGGTCTACGAACCTTTTTTGATTCAGCAGGGATTTATAGTGCGCACACCTCGTGGCCGGGAGGTTACAGAAGCAGCATATAAACATTTGGGGAGAACAAAATCGGCTTCACAGGGTGGTTTGTTTGATGTATAG
- a CDS encoding cytochrome P450, giving the protein MSNIPEVSTLDFLLQTREIYKNPLPFHRENFKKLGYTFKITPKPGLKIHFTCDERIVKHMLQKNQRNYEKSPLQTDDLGKYIGHGLLTENGEKWRANRKLIQPAFYKKSLMVLLETMNDTIEKELSRIQPEQELDVFPVFNDLAFKVVAKSLFDLPDIDEAIDKLQHITEEAQKMLIKELRIPWMKWYFDREWLAGKNSVPHHIRMVEEARDILREIIRDRKSSQAQHDDLLNLLLHSTYEDGSKMDEEQLIDEILVLFIAGHETTANALSFAVQLLAHNPETQEKAIAELRGNKGDSIYECLVDLPYLKQCVEETLRLYPPAYVTDRVTLEDDLCEEIELKAGSTWLISFYELHRREDLWREPETFDPERFSPENAKNHRDYYFPFGAGPRMCIGNNFAIYEMVMVLAQLLQRYKIQPVQDEIEIFPLITLKPKNAVVKFQSR; this is encoded by the coding sequence ATGAGTAATATTCCTGAGGTTTCTACCCTAGATTTTCTCCTACAGACCAGGGAGATTTATAAGAATCCGCTGCCGTTTCATCGAGAGAACTTCAAGAAGTTAGGTTACACTTTTAAAATAACGCCTAAGCCTGGACTCAAAATTCACTTTACCTGCGATGAGCGCATCGTGAAACACATGTTGCAGAAGAATCAGCGCAACTACGAGAAATCACCACTACAAACAGACGATCTAGGTAAATACATCGGGCATGGTTTGCTTACTGAAAATGGAGAGAAATGGCGCGCTAACCGGAAATTGATTCAGCCGGCATTTTATAAGAAATCGCTCATGGTTTTACTGGAAACCATGAATGATACCATTGAAAAGGAACTCTCGAGAATCCAGCCTGAGCAAGAGCTTGATGTCTTTCCTGTATTCAACGATTTGGCATTTAAGGTAGTGGCTAAAAGTCTTTTTGATCTTCCTGATATCGATGAAGCCATCGATAAGCTACAGCATATCACAGAAGAAGCTCAAAAAATGTTGATCAAGGAACTGCGTATCCCTTGGATGAAATGGTACTTTGACCGGGAGTGGCTGGCAGGAAAAAACAGTGTCCCTCATCACATAAGAATGGTGGAGGAGGCGCGAGACATCTTGAGGGAGATCATTAGAGACCGCAAAAGTTCGCAAGCACAACACGATGATCTATTGAATCTACTGCTTCACTCCACTTATGAGGACGGGAGTAAGATGGATGAAGAGCAACTTATTGATGAGATCCTAGTACTTTTTATTGCTGGCCATGAAACTACTGCAAATGCGTTGAGTTTTGCAGTGCAGCTGCTCGCTCACAACCCAGAGACCCAAGAGAAGGCAATTGCTGAACTCAGAGGAAATAAAGGCGACTCAATTTATGAGTGCCTAGTCGATCTACCATATTTAAAGCAGTGTGTGGAAGAAACCTTAAGACTCTACCCACCGGCTTATGTCACCGATCGGGTGACGCTGGAAGATGATCTATGTGAAGAAATCGAACTTAAGGCCGGCAGCACTTGGCTCATCTCGTTCTATGAATTGCACCGCCGTGAGGACTTATGGCGCGAGCCAGAAACGTTTGATCCAGAACGCTTCAGTCCTGAAAATGCAAAGAATCATCGTGACTACTATTTCCCATTTGGCGCGGGTCCCAGAATGTGTATAGGTAACAACTTTGCGATTTATGAAATGGTCATGGTTTTGGCGCAGTTGCTTCAACGGTATAAAATTCAACCTGTCCAGGATGAGATTGAAATATTCCCATTAATCACTTTGAAGCCTAAAAACGCAGTGGTGAAGTTTCAATCCCGCTAG